In Rissa tridactyla isolate bRisTri1 chromosome 8, bRisTri1.patW.cur.20221130, whole genome shotgun sequence, one genomic interval encodes:
- the SEPTIN12 gene encoding septin-12 isoform X1, with protein sequence MGTPAAPGGGGRVGVTPPSTGLAGPWGPRVVVAAPGEAAGGGWAAVTPEHGSSLEPQEHSMEPPAAPPEEEEEEEMPLTAAPGPAGCQLFGYVGIEAVLDQMKIKTMKMGFEFNIMVVGQSGLGKSTMVNTLFKSKVSRKASQPGQEERIPKTVQLQSVTHVIEEKGVKMKLTVTDTPGFGDQINNENCWDPIIKYINEQYERYLREEILITRKRKIPDTRVHVCVYFIPPTGHWLRPLDLEFMRRLSKIVNVVPVIAKADSLTLEERTEFKQRIQEDLKAHAINVYPQEDFDQDPDDRALNDRIREKIPFAVVGADQEHQVNGKRVLGRKTKWGIIEVENPAHCEFALLRDLLIRSHLQDLKDITHNVHYESYRVRRLNESNGPALSPPNGLPGKGEGGSDL encoded by the exons ATGGGGACCCCGGCAGCACCCGGAGGCGGTGGCAGAGTCGGGgtgaccccccccagcacagggctggcGGGGCCGTGGGGACCCCGCGTGGTGGTGGCAGCTCCCGGCGAGGCTGCAGGCGGCGGCTGGGCTGCGGTGACGCCAGAGCACG ggagcagcctggagcCCCAGGAGCACAGCATGGAGCCGCCGGCCGCAccgccggaggaggaggaggaggaggagatgccccTCACCGcggcgcccggcccggcgggTTGCCAGCTCTTCGGTTACGTGGGAATCGAAGCCGTGCTCGACCAGATGAAAATCAAAACCATGAAGATGGGCTTCGAGTTCAACATCATGGTTGTGG GGCAGAGCGGGCTGGGGAAATCAACGATGGTGAACACCCTCTTCAAGTCCAAGGTGAGCCGCAAAGCCTCGCAGCCCGGCCAGGAGGAACGCATCCCCAAGACGGTGCAGCTGCAGTCCGTCACCCATG TCATCGAGGAGAAGGGTGTGAAGATGAAGCTGACGGTGACGGACACGCCGGGGTTCGGGGACCAGATCAACAACGAGAACTG CTGGGATCCCATCATCAAATACATCAACGAGCAGTACGAGAGGTACCTGCGTGAGGAGATCCTCATCACCCGCAAGAGGAAGATCCCGGACACCCGCGTCCATGTATGCGTCTACTTCATCCCCCCCACGGGTCACTG GCTGCGCCCGCTGGACCTGGAGTTCATGCGGCGGCTCAGCAAGATTGTCAACGTGGTGCCGGTGATCGCCAAAGCCGACTCCCTCACCCTGGAGGAACGGACAGAGTTCAAGCAACGG ATCCAGGAGGACCTGAAGGCCCACGCCATCAACGTGTACCCGCAGGAGGACTTCGACCAGGACCCAGATGACAGGGCGCTGAACGACAGGATTCGG GAGAAGATCCCCTTCGCCGTGGTGGGGGCGGACCAGGAGCACCAGGTGAACGGCAAGCGGGTGCTGGGCCGCAAGACCAAGTGGGGCATCATCGAAG TGGAGAACCCGGCGCACTGCGAGTTCGCCCTCCTGCGGGACCTGCTGATCCG gtcccacctgcaggacctGAAGGACATCACCCACAACGTCCATTATGAGAGCTACCGCGTGCGGCGGCTGAACGAGAGCAACGGGCCGGCGCTGAGCCCCCCCAACGGGCTGCCCGGCAAGGGCGAGGGTGGCAGTGACCTCTGA
- the SEPTIN12 gene encoding septin-12 isoform X2, with the protein MEPPAAPPEEEEEEEMPLTAAPGPAGCQLFGYVGIEAVLDQMKIKTMKMGFEFNIMVVGQSGLGKSTMVNTLFKSKVSRKASQPGQEERIPKTVQLQSVTHVIEEKGVKMKLTVTDTPGFGDQINNENCWDPIIKYINEQYERYLREEILITRKRKIPDTRVHVCVYFIPPTGHWLRPLDLEFMRRLSKIVNVVPVIAKADSLTLEERTEFKQRIQEDLKAHAINVYPQEDFDQDPDDRALNDRIREKIPFAVVGADQEHQVNGKRVLGRKTKWGIIEVENPAHCEFALLRDLLIRSHLQDLKDITHNVHYESYRVRRLNESNGPALSPPNGLPGKGEGGSDL; encoded by the exons ATGGAGCCGCCGGCCGCAccgccggaggaggaggaggaggaggagatgccccTCACCGcggcgcccggcccggcgggTTGCCAGCTCTTCGGTTACGTGGGAATCGAAGCCGTGCTCGACCAGATGAAAATCAAAACCATGAAGATGGGCTTCGAGTTCAACATCATGGTTGTGG GGCAGAGCGGGCTGGGGAAATCAACGATGGTGAACACCCTCTTCAAGTCCAAGGTGAGCCGCAAAGCCTCGCAGCCCGGCCAGGAGGAACGCATCCCCAAGACGGTGCAGCTGCAGTCCGTCACCCATG TCATCGAGGAGAAGGGTGTGAAGATGAAGCTGACGGTGACGGACACGCCGGGGTTCGGGGACCAGATCAACAACGAGAACTG CTGGGATCCCATCATCAAATACATCAACGAGCAGTACGAGAGGTACCTGCGTGAGGAGATCCTCATCACCCGCAAGAGGAAGATCCCGGACACCCGCGTCCATGTATGCGTCTACTTCATCCCCCCCACGGGTCACTG GCTGCGCCCGCTGGACCTGGAGTTCATGCGGCGGCTCAGCAAGATTGTCAACGTGGTGCCGGTGATCGCCAAAGCCGACTCCCTCACCCTGGAGGAACGGACAGAGTTCAAGCAACGG ATCCAGGAGGACCTGAAGGCCCACGCCATCAACGTGTACCCGCAGGAGGACTTCGACCAGGACCCAGATGACAGGGCGCTGAACGACAGGATTCGG GAGAAGATCCCCTTCGCCGTGGTGGGGGCGGACCAGGAGCACCAGGTGAACGGCAAGCGGGTGCTGGGCCGCAAGACCAAGTGGGGCATCATCGAAG TGGAGAACCCGGCGCACTGCGAGTTCGCCCTCCTGCGGGACCTGCTGATCCG gtcccacctgcaggacctGAAGGACATCACCCACAACGTCCATTATGAGAGCTACCGCGTGCGGCGGCTGAACGAGAGCAACGGGCCGGCGCTGAGCCCCCCCAACGGGCTGCCCGGCAAGGGCGAGGGTGGCAGTGACCTCTGA
- the LOC128913471 gene encoding myeloid-associated differentiation marker-like, translated as MAVATVNLRAVTSWVGIARLFAVVLSCVAFSLVASTGEYKSPYGTWCMFTWCFCFTVTLLVLVLELLELYSALPISWDDFTSAFSMLAALMVFTTSVVYPSTSIGSPCSSHCAQKAVATTASCLCFLAYALEVGLTRAKPGDISSFLSTVPGLLKVFEVYVACLIFSLLDSYASEAGLQWCVAVYSICFIVTFLIIIFTIGRCLAYIPCPLEKMLVGYNALALVMYITATVLWPLYSFKDTKRPNPCNSECAWNKHLGVTFLTIFNLIAYLVDLIYSTRMVFIRTPS; from the coding sequence ATGGCCGTGGCGACGGTGAACCTCCGTGCCGTGACCTCCTGGGTGGGCATCGCCCGGCTCTTTGCCGTCGTGCTGTCCTGCGTTGCCTTCAGCTTGGTGGCCTCCACGGGGGAGTACAAGAGTCCCTATGGGACGTGGTGCATGTTCACCTGGTGCTTCTGCTTCACCGTGACGCTTTTGGTGCtcgtgctggagctgctggagctctaCTCTGCGCTGCCAATCTCCTGGGATGACTTCACCTCGGCTTTCTCCATGCTGGCGGCGTTGATGGTCTTCACCACCTCGGTGGTCTACCCCTCCACCTCCATcggcagcccctgcagcagccactgtGCCCAGAAGGCTGTGGCCACCACCgcctcctgcctctgcttcctCGCCTACGCCCTCGAGGTGGGGCTGACCCGCGCCAAGCCGGGGGACATcagcagcttcctctccaccGTGCCAGGGCTCCTCAAGGTCTTTGAAGTCTACGTGGCCTGCCTCATCTTCTCCTTGCTGGATAGCTACGCTTCAGAAGCCGGCCTGCAGTGGTGCGTGGCTGTCTACTCCATCTGCTTCATCGTCACCTTCCTCATCATCATCTTCACCATCGGCCGGTGCCTCGCCTACATTCCCTGCCCGCTGGAGAAGATGCTGGTGGGCTACAATGCCCTGGCCCTGGTGATGTACATCACCGCCACCGTCCTCTGGCCCCTTTACAGCTTCAAGGACACTAAACGCCCCAACCCCTGCAACAGTGAGTGCGCCTGGAACAAGCACCTGGGGGTCACCTTCCTCACCATCTTCAACCTCATTGCCTACTTGGTGGACCTGATCTACTCCACCAGGATGGTCTTCATCAGGACCCCTTCATAA
- the LOC128913477 gene encoding cytoplasmic phosphatidylinositol transfer protein 1-like, whose protein sequence is MLIKEYRICMPLTTEEYRVGQLYTISKHSHQESEKGEGVEVVKNEPHEDPVHGPGQFTEKRVHLSSKLPSWARAVTPRIFYVTEKAWNYYPYTITEYTCSFLPKFSIYIETKYEDNCGDSENIFRSDKILGDHEVSFLDIAFDEIPERYYRSLEDPRFFSSAKTGRGPLREGWRQHTKPIMCSYKLVSVKFEVWGLQTRVEQFVHKVIRDILLIGHRQAFAWVDEWCGMTMEEVRRYERETQEATNELIGLVAPTISVSEVGQPTTTHSAPASAPSTPLSDEAPDFLAPPKTRPRKKSAPETLTLPALRERAGAE, encoded by the exons ATGCTCATCAAGGAGTACCGCATCTGCATGCCGCTCACCACCGAGGAG TACCGCGTGGGGCAGCTCTACACCATCAGCAAGCACAGCCACCAGGAGAGCGAGAAGGGCGAGGGCGTGGAGGTGGTGAAGAACGAGCCCCACGAGGACCCCGTCCACGGCCCCGGCCAGTTCACCGAGAAGCGCGTCCACCTCTCCAG CAAACTGCCGAGCTGGGCACGGGCGGTAACCCCCCGCATCTTCTACGTCACGGAGAAAGCCTGGAACTACTACCCCTACACCATCACTG AGTACACG TGCTCCTTCCTGCCCAAGTTCTCCATCTACATCGAGACCAAGTACGAGGACAACTGCGGGGACAGTGAGAAC atCTTCCGCAGCGATAAAATCCTGGGCGACCACGAGGTCTCCTTCCTGGACATCGCCTTTGACGAGATCCCTGAGCGTTACTACCGCAGCCTGGAG GACCCCCGTTTCTTTAGCTCGGCCAAGACGGGCCGGGGGCCGCTGCGGGAGGGCTGGCGCCAGCACACCAAGCCCATCATGTGCTCCTACAAACTGGTGAGCGTCAAGTTCGAGGTGTGGGGGCTGCAGACGCGCGTGGAGCAGTTCGTCCACAAG GTGATCCGGGACATCCTGCTGATCGGGCACCGGCAGGCTTTCGCCTGGGTGGACGAGTGGTGTG GGATGACGATGGAGGAGGTGCGGCGCTACGAGCGAGAGACGCAGGAGGCCACCAACGAGCTCATCGGCCTGGTGGCACCCACCATCTCTGTCAGCGAGGTGGGGCAGCCCACGACCACGCACTCGGCCCCCGCCAgcgccccctccacccccctcagCGACGAAGCCCCCGATTTCCTCGCTCCCCCCAAGACTCGCCCCCGCAAGAAGTCGGCGCCGGAGACCCTGACGCTGCCCGCGCTGCGGGAACGCGCTGGCGCCGAGTGA
- the MSS51 gene encoding putative protein MSS51 homolog, mitochondrial, whose amino-acid sequence MDRNVPGLSHVILQKLNMKSYEDYKSAMDGRKSSSDFGIRTYFDMFQKMEDTFKFCAECKKLPDALPDPKSLRRCKRCQNVYYCGVACQRANWPLHKKFCKKLKLVALDRLVEWLIFTGDIPFPTETWTKPARDVEGWEDWFSMQGQLKEKLDTILAGRYMTLLWANAGKPRPEDGELRESIRRLVTDFHSRPLTIGLGLRLFGIDPLAKVLTVHVVGASHVETLNTRLTDYDELTRMFPGHWGMEVVMVGVDVVDGAIMRPPLATPAPRGRVYLSSYKGLYHDFWESHVETKLAARPDLVVGFHPGFHACPDLLAGWLPTLLLLRDYRLPVLFTVYSEQELKSSLQILVELETHIMGYATNPFASLRPEQVYSSPNKAPVYCSSYYIALLGPAASAVPGAEELGDDDSWQGGEPSATGAAGGIAPELG is encoded by the exons ATGGACCGCAACGTGCCGGGACTATCCCACGTCATCCTCCAGAAGCTCAACATGAAGAGCTACGAGGACTACAA GTCTGCCATGGatgggaggaagagcagcagtgaTTTCGGCATCCGGACTTACTTTGACATGTTCCAGAAGATGGAAGACACCTTCAAGTTTTGCGCTGAGTGCAAGAAGCTCCCCGATGCCCTCCCTGACCCCAAAAGCCTCCGGCGATGCAAGAG GTGCCAGAACGTGTACTACTGCGGCGTGGCGTGCCAGCGTGCCAACTGGCCGCTGCACAAGAAGTTCTGCAAGAAGCTGAAGCTGGTGGCCCTGGATCGGTTGGTGGAGTGGCTCATCTTCAcag GAGACATCCCCTTCCCCACGGAGACCTGGACAAAACCCGCCCGGGACGTGGAGGGCTGGGAGGACTGGTTCTCCATGCAGGGGCAGCTAAAGGAGAAGCTGGACACCATCCTGGCCGGGCGGTACATGACCCTTCTCTGGGCCAACGCTGGGAAGCCCCGGCCAGAGGACGGGGAGCTGCGCGAATCCATCCGGCGGCTGGTCACCGACTTCCACTCACGGCCGCTCACCATCGGCTTGGGGCTGCGGCTTTTCGGCATCGACCCCCTCGCCAAGGTCCTCACCGTGCATGTGGTGGGAGCGTCCCACGTCGAGACCCTCAATACCCGGCTGACGGACTATGACGAGTTGACGCGGATGTTCCCAGGACACTGGGGCAtggaggtggtgatggtgggggtGGACGTGGTCGATGGAGCCATCATGAGGCCGCCCCTGGCCACCCCGGCGCCCCGGGGAAGGGTCTACCTCAGCAGCTACAAGGGGCTCTACCATGACTTCTGGGAAAGCCACGTGGAGACCAAGCTGGCCGCCCGCCCCGACCTGGTGGTGGGATTTCACCCAG GTTTCCACGCCTGCCCGGACCTGCTGGCCGGCTGGCtgcccaccctgctgctgctgcgggacTACCGCCTGCCCGTCCTCTTCACCGTCTACAG CGAGCAGGAGCTGAAGTCCTCCCTGCAGATCCTGGTGGAGCTCGAGACGCACATCATGGGCTACGCCACCAACCCCTTCGCCTCGCTCCGGCCCGAGCAAGTCTACTCCAGCCCCAACAAGGCACCTGTCTACTGCAGCTCCTACTACATCGCCCTCCTGGGGCCGGCGGCATCGGCCGTGCCGGGTGCTGAGGAGCTGGGGGACGATGACAgttggcagggaggggagcccagTGCCACCGGTGCAGCTGGGGGCATCGCCCCGGAGCTGGGCTGA